CCCCCGGAGACCCTGGGCCACGACGAGCGCCGGGCGGATCAGCGGCTGGCCCTGGCCATGCCGGTGGACGTCCGGGCCCGGCCGGGCAGCTACCTGGGCGCCACCCTGGTCAATGTCTCCAAGCACGGCCTGCTGCTCGACAGCCCGGAGCCGGTGGCCCTGGGCAGCGAGATCGAGGTGATCACCGGCCTGGAACTGGGGGGCCAGAAGCTGGCTGCCCGGGGCCGGATCGTCCGCCAGGAGGACTGGACGGCTGGCCTGCCGTACCGCTACGGCGTGGCCCTCCTGGAGCGGAACGAGGCATGGGAGCAGTATCTGGCCGAAACAGCGTGAGACCAACCGGAGGCAATCCATGGCTGCACCAAGACCCGTGCTGCGCCAGGACCTGGTGATCCTGCCGCGCCTGGACGGCGAGGGCTCGTTCCGCTACCTGGTCCGGGACCCCAGAAGCGGCGAGCTGTTTGATCTCGGGGAGGAGGAGATTTTCCTGTGCCAGCAGCTGGATGGCTCCCGGGAGCGGGCGGCGGTGGGCGCGGCCTTTGCCGAGCGCTTCGGCAAGCCGATCAGCGATGACAGCCTGGGGGCCTTCATCCGCCACCTGGGCAGCCTGGGCCTTCTGGCGCAACGTACCGGCGAAGAGACCCTGGTGGGGGCCGACGAGGGCACGAAGCACCGGCTGGGCAATCCGGATCGGCTGTTGACCTTCCTCAAGGGGCAGCTGGGCTGGTGCTTTTCATCTTTCGGCCTGGGGCTGGTGGCGGCTCTGGCCTGTCTGGCCCTGGGAGTGGCCGCGGCCCACGGCGGCGACCTCCTGCACGAGCTGCGGATGATCGGCCGGCAACGGATCATGGTCGCCGTGCCGCTCTTCTGGATCTTCGGCATCATCCCGGCCGCCGAAGGGGTCAAGGCCCTGGCCTGTCAGGTGCGGGGCGGCCATGTCCACGAGATCTGCCTGGTCTGGGTCTACCGGGTGATTCCTCACATCTACGCCAACCTGAGCGACGTGTTCTGGGTCATGGACAAGAAGGCCAGGCTGCGGGTGCTGCGGGCCGGCCTCATCTTCCGGCTGGTGCTGATCTCCCTTGGCCTTCTTGTCTGGGTCAACGTGGCGCCAGGCAGTACGCTGCGCACCTTTTCTGCCCTCTTTGTCTGCGCGGCGGTGATCAACCTCGTTCTGGAGGCCTTGCCCCTCCTGCAGCGGGACGGCTATCTCCTTTTTGCGGCCTGGACCGAGCAGCGGGACCTGTGGTACCGGGCCCGGACCCTGCTCAAGGCCCAGGTCTTGGGCCGGCCGCAGCCGGAGCCGCTGGCAGCCGGGGAAGGGCGGCGCTTCCTGGTCTTCGGCCTTCTGGCCTGGCTGGCCCAGTACGGGCTCCTTGCCCTGGTGCTGAGCGCCGTGGGCCTGGAGCTGGTGGAACGCTTCCAGGGGGTTGGTGCCGGGCTCTTCCTGATCATCCTCGGCCTGCGCTGCGAGCCCTTCCTCCGGGGCCAGCTGGAGCGGCTCCCGGGCCGGGCCTCGCTGCCGGTGCTGGCCAACCAGCACGGCCGGGTGTGGCTCTCCCGGCTGGTGTGGATCGTCCTTCTCCTGGGCTTCGCGGTGGTGCTGTTTCTGCCCTACCCCTACGAGGTGGGTGGCGAATTCCGCATCGTGCCGGGCACCCAGTACGGGGTGCGGGCGCCGGTGGCCGGGGAGGTGGAGACGGTCACGGTGGTGGAAGGGCAGGCGGTCAAGAAGGGCGATGTGGTCGCGGTCTTCCAGACCCGGGATGCCCGCATGCGGGTCGAGGCGGCCCAGGCCGCGGTGGACGACCTCAAGGCCCGGCTGCGCCTGTTGCGGGAAGGCGCCAAGCCCGAGGAGATCGCCCTGGCCGAGCAGCAGGTGAGCGCGGCGGCCAAGGCCGCGGAATACAGCCAGGCCCAGGCCCGGCGCTACGAGGAGATGGCCCGGGGCAAGGCGGCGTCGGCCGAGGAGCTGGAGACCGCCCTGCGCAGCCGGGATCTGGACCGGGAGCGCCTGGAGCTGGCCCGCCGCGGCTTGGCCCTGGCCAGAAGCGGCGCCCGCGGCGCCGAGATCCAGGCCGCCGAGGCGGAGCTGCGGCGCCAGGAGGTCCTGCTGGACCATGCCCGGGAGGACCTGCGCCTGACCACCGTGGTCAGCCCTGCGGACGGCCGCATCATCACCCCCCGGGTGGAGGAGACGCGGGGCCAATACCTGGCCGAGGGCGAGCTCTTCCTGGTGGTGGAATGCGACGGCCCCCTGCGGGCCGAGGTGGAGGTGCCCGAGGATGAGATCACGGACGTCGTGCCGGGCGCCCGGGTGCGCCTGCGGACCTGGGCCGATCCCGACACCACCTACCTGGGCTCGGTGCGGGAGATCGCGCCGGTGGCCTACGACAAGAGCCTGAAGAGGGTGCGCCGCACCCTGACCCAGCGGGAGGAGGCCGTGGAGCAGCGGGAGATCCTGCGGGATCAGGGCAAGGCGGTGCGCCTGGTCTGCGACCTGACGCTGCCCGAGGGCATGGTCCTTAGGAGCGACATGACCGGCTGGGCCAAGATCGAGAGCAGCACCCGGCCGGTGGCGGTGGCCTTCACCCGCTGGCTGGTACGGTTTGTGATGGTGGAGGTCTGGTCCTGGATTCCGTAGCCGGGGATGGCGGAGCCGGGCAGAAAGCGCCGGGGCAGCGACGGCCCCAGCAGGCGTAGCGAAGGTCTGGGAGCGAATATGAAGCGCAGTGATGCCATGCGGGTGTTGGTTACGCCAGCTTGCCTCATCGCCCTGGCCGTGCTCGTGCCGGCTGCTGGCCGCAGCCAGGCCCCGGCCGCCAGCCTGGCTCTGGAGCAGGCCCTCGTGCTGCCGGTGGCCGGCGGCGTCACCCTGATGCCGCCGGTGGTGCTGTCCCTGGAGGAGGCGTACCACCTGGCGGGGGCCAGCCACGAGCAGATCGTCATCGCCCGCCAGGAGCTGGACAAGAGCCGGCTCAAGCCGGACCAGGCCAGGAGCATCATGCTGCCCCACGCCAAGGTGGACGGCGACTACCGGCATCTGGACGATGACATGACCCGCACCACCCAGAGTCACCTGGCGGTGCCCGGACTGGGCATCGACCAGGACATCCTGGTCGGGCCGACCCTGGTGGCCCGGGAAGACCAGCTGTCCACCACCTTCTCGGTGCAGCAGGCCCTCTACCAGGGCGAGTATTTTCCTTTGCGCCGCGCCGCCGGCCACACCATCGACCACAGCCGGGAGGCCCTCCAGGAGACGGTCCAGGAGGTCCTGTTCAGCGTCGCCACCGTCTTCTACCGGTGCGTGACCGCCAAGGCCCTGGTGGCCACCGCTGGCCAGCTGCTGGATCTGGCCCGGAAGGACTTGGCGGTGGCCCAGACCAAGGTGCAGGCGGGCAAGCTCACCGAGGACGCGGCTTACCGGGCCCGGCTCAGCGTCACCCGCACCGAGGCCCAACGCCTGAGCGCCCAGCATCAGCTGGTCCTGGCCCGGGATCTCCTGGCCCGGCTGACCGGCCGGTCGACACCGGTGGCGGACGTGGTGGAGCCGGCGCCCCTCCTCCCCCGGGGGGATGACCTCGAAAGCCTCCTGGCCATCGCCCAGGCCAACCGCTACGATTTCCGCCGGGCAGCACTCCGGGTCCAGCTCGCCGAAGACGAGCTGGCCCTGGCCAAAGCGAAGAGCCACCCCTCCCTGGGCGCCGAGTGGCGCTACACCTGGTTCGACCGGGAGCCCCCCACCCTGGACAAGGAATTCTGGGCGGCCATGGTCCGGCTGTCCGTCCCCCTGGTCGAGGGCGGGGCCCGGCTGGCCGAGGAGGAGGAAAAGGCGATCAGCCTGCAACAGGCCCGGACAGCGCAACTCGATCTGGAAAAGCGCATCCGGCTGGAGGTGGTGGAGGCCTTCCTGGGGGTCGGCAACCAGGAGGCGGTTCTGGCCAACGCCCAGCAGCAGGTGGAGGCAGCGGCCAAGAGCCATGAGATCGTCACCGCCCGCTACGACTTCGGCGCCGCCACCTCCCTGGATTACGACCAGGCCTACACCGCCCTGCAGGCAGCCAGGAACAGCCTGGTCACCGAGACCTATGCGTACCAGCTGGCCCTCCTCAAGCTGGAGAAGGCCATCGGCCTGTTCGGCCGGGACGAGGTCGAGGCGCTCATGGCGCAGCAGGGCGAGACGCGGCCATGAGGACGGCCCTTTTGACCCTCTTGCTGATTCTGGGCGCCGGGGGACTGCAGCCACCGGTCCTGGCCGTGGACGGCGGCCGGGATCCCCAGCGGGACGGGGCGATGACCATCTACCCGCTGGCCCACGGCGGCCGGGAGCGCACCTACGGCCTCTACCTGCCCAAAGGGTATGACCCGGGCCGGCCGCACGCCCTTCTCCTTGCCCTCCACGGCGGCACCGGCTCAGCCCGCAAATGGCCGCCCTATACAGACAACGGCTTCGAGCGCCTCGCCGACCAGGACCAGTTCCTGCTGGTGTATCCGGAGGGCGTGGACGGCCAGTGGAACGACCGGCGTGGGGTCCAGGATTTCGTGGCCCACCGGGAGAACGTGGACGATCTCGGCTTCCTGGCCGCCCTGCTGGACAGCCTGGTGGCCCGCTATCCGGTGGATCAGGACCGGATCTACGTGGCCGGCGCCTCCAACGGCGGCATGATGGCCCATTACGTGGGCTCGGAGCTGGGCGACCGGGTGGCGGCCATGGCGGCGGTCATCGCCGCCATCCCGGAGCGGCTTTTGCCCCTGCTCCAGCCGAAGGCGCCGCTGCCGGTGCTCATGATCAACGGCAGCGACGACCCTCTGGTGCGCTGGCAGGGCGGGGTGGTGCGCTTCGCCGGCCGGGAGACCGGTACGGTCATCCCGGTGGAGGAGACCGTCCGGTTCTGGCTGCAGCACAACGGCATCTCCCAGCCACCCCTGGTCACCGAGCTGCCGGACCGGGATCCGGCCGACGGCACCCGGGTGGTGCAACACCTTTACAGCGGCGGCCGGGACAAGAGCGAGGTGGTGCTGTACCAGGTGCAGGGCGGCGGCCATACCTGGCCCGCCTTCCACGATCCCCGCGGCCTTCTCATGCGGCTGGTTGTGGATGAAATGGTGGGCACCAAGAGCCGGGACATCGACGCCTGCCAGCTGATCTGGGCCTTTTTCAAGGCTCATCCCAAGGCTCGGCCGTCCCGGGGTGACGGCTCCGGGCAGGCTTCTTCCCCATAAGCTCCTGGCAGTGCCGGTAGGCAGGCGGCATTTTCTCTTGACACCCGGGCCGGCGTGGGCTTTGATGGCGGCATGGGTGAAAGGCCCAAAGAACGGCGCGGAGGAAATGCTGATGAAGACGATGGCGGTTGCGGTTGCTGCGGGACTCCTCGCGGCCGGGCTTACGGTCAACGCCTCGGCCGCCACCCTGGTCGATGACGGCACCGAGTGGTTCCGGCCCGGTCCGGCCCAGCTGCTTCTGGGCTGGGAGATCCAGGATGCCGGCCATGATCGGGGCGCCACCGAGCTGGGCTTCTTTTTGGCCGGCACCGACCCGCGGCTGGCCACCAGCCGGATCCCCATCTTCGGTCCGGAGGATACCTGTCTTCTGGAGCTGGCCTCGGTCAACTTCGTCACCGGCCGGGTGGCGGATCTGGACGACCAGGAGGATCAGGCCTTCTTCACCCCGACCGGCGCGGCCATCGGCTTCTACTATCGTCTGGACGCCGGCAGCGCCGGCTTTGTCGCCTACTCGGTGCCGGCGTTCAACGACGGCGGCCTGGATCTTGCCGCCACCTATCCGGCCGCCAATCTGGTCAACACCTATCGCCTGGACTTTTTTTCGCCCCAGGGCGAGCGGATGACCGTCCATCTCATGACCGGTCTCCGGCCGGCGGCGGTGCCCATCCCGTCCGGCCTGGTGCTCCTGGGCTCCGGGCTCGCCGGGCTGCTGCCCCTGGCGCGTGGCCGGCGCCGGGCTTAGGCGCTCTTTCCCTCCTTGTGAACGGTTGCGGATTCGCGTAAGGTTAGGCCCTGGCGCAGGGCCCGCTGGGGCCGGCCCAGGCCGAGCCTGATCATGACCGTCCGCCGACTCCTTCTCCTCGCGCCGATCCTCACCATCCTCTTCCTGGCCCAGTCCTATTTCTGGGTGCCCACCTACGAAGAGCAGACCCGGGGCAACCCGGAGCGTCTGGTCGAGTACATCACCGCCCTCACCGGTGACGCCACCATCCTCAATCCGGTGCTCTCCGCCGACGCCTCCAGCGCCAGCATCGAGAACCTGGTCTTCGAGGGCCTCATCGACCGGGACGAGGAGCTGCGCTTCCGGGGCCGGGTGGCCGAAGGCTGGGAGATCTTCGAGGAAGCCTATCTGGTGGTGAACGAGGCGGCGGCGATCCCGGGGCACGGCCACCTGGGGCCGGCGGCCCTGCGGGATCTTCTGGCAGCGGCCCGGGATGGCCTGCTGCCGGTGCCGCCGGCTCTGGCCGCCAGCCTGGCCGGGGTGCGGGACCTGGCGCTGGTGCCCCCCGAGACCCGCACCGAGACAGTGACCGAAAAGGGGGCGGAGGGGCCGGTGCGCCGCACGGTGCAGATCCAGGTGCCGGCCCGGATCCGGCTCACCCTGGCGGCCGTGGACCAGGATCTTTTTGCCCGTCTCGCCCTCTTCCTGGGGCCCGACTATCTGACCTCCTGGGACCCCAGCGGCCGGGTCAGCGTCGAGCCGCCGGTGGCCGGCCAGGCGCTGGCCGCCTATGCGGAGCGCTTCCTGCCGGCGGCCGAGCACAACCCGGTGCTGGTCTTCCGCTTACGTCCCGGCGTGCGCTTCCACGACGGCCATCCCCTCACCGCCGAGGATGTGCGCTTCACCTTCGCCGCGATCATGGATCCGAAGAACCTCTCGCCCCGGCTGGCCGACTACGAGCCGGTCAAAGAGGTCGAGGCCGTTGATCCGCAGACGGTGCGGGTGGTCTACAAGCGCCTCTACTCGCCGGCCCTGGCCACCTGGGCCATGGGCATCCTGCCTGAGCATCTGTTGTCCGACTCGGCCCTGGCTGCCGAGGCGGTGGCGCGGGGCGAGGATCCGGCCGATTTTTCCTTGCGGACCAGCCGCTTCAACCGGGCGCCGGTGGGCTCTGGCCCCTTTGTCTTCAGGGAGTGGCGCTCCGATGAGCAGGTCCGGCTGGTCCGCTTCGCCGGCTACTGGGAAGGGTCGCCCAACTACCAGCGCTATGTGGCCCGCATCATCCCCGATCCGCTGACCCAGGAGATGGAGTTCTACGCCGGCACCATCGACTCCTACGACGTCCAGCCCCACCAGGTGGCGCGCCTGGCTGCCGATCCCCGCTTCCAGGCCTTTTCCGGCCTCGCCCTCGGCTACACCTACATCGGCTACAACCAGCGGCGGCCGCCCTTCGAC
The sequence above is a segment of the Thermodesulfobacteriota bacterium genome. Coding sequences within it:
- a CDS encoding PHB depolymerase family esterase, whose product is MRTALLTLLLILGAGGLQPPVLAVDGGRDPQRDGAMTIYPLAHGGRERTYGLYLPKGYDPGRPHALLLALHGGTGSARKWPPYTDNGFERLADQDQFLLVYPEGVDGQWNDRRGVQDFVAHRENVDDLGFLAALLDSLVARYPVDQDRIYVAGASNGGMMAHYVGSELGDRVAAMAAVIAAIPERLLPLLQPKAPLPVLMINGSDDPLVRWQGGVVRFAGRETGTVIPVEETVRFWLQHNGISQPPLVTELPDRDPADGTRVVQHLYSGGRDKSEVVLYQVQGGGHTWPAFHDPRGLLMRLVVDEMVGTKSRDIDACQLIWAFFKAHPKARPSRGDGSGQASSP
- a CDS encoding TolC family protein translates to MKRSDAMRVLVTPACLIALAVLVPAAGRSQAPAASLALEQALVLPVAGGVTLMPPVVLSLEEAYHLAGASHEQIVIARQELDKSRLKPDQARSIMLPHAKVDGDYRHLDDDMTRTTQSHLAVPGLGIDQDILVGPTLVAREDQLSTTFSVQQALYQGEYFPLRRAAGHTIDHSREALQETVQEVLFSVATVFYRCVTAKALVATAGQLLDLARKDLAVAQTKVQAGKLTEDAAYRARLSVTRTEAQRLSAQHQLVLARDLLARLTGRSTPVADVVEPAPLLPRGDDLESLLAIAQANRYDFRRAALRVQLAEDELALAKAKSHPSLGAEWRYTWFDREPPTLDKEFWAAMVRLSVPLVEGGARLAEEEEKAISLQQARTAQLDLEKRIRLEVVEAFLGVGNQEAVLANAQQQVEAAAKSHEIVTARYDFGAATSLDYDQAYTALQAARNSLVTETYAYQLALLKLEKAIGLFGRDEVEALMAQQGETRP
- a CDS encoding HlyD family efflux transporter periplasmic adaptor subunit, coding for MAAPRPVLRQDLVILPRLDGEGSFRYLVRDPRSGELFDLGEEEIFLCQQLDGSRERAAVGAAFAERFGKPISDDSLGAFIRHLGSLGLLAQRTGEETLVGADEGTKHRLGNPDRLLTFLKGQLGWCFSSFGLGLVAALACLALGVAAAHGGDLLHELRMIGRQRIMVAVPLFWIFGIIPAAEGVKALACQVRGGHVHEICLVWVYRVIPHIYANLSDVFWVMDKKARLRVLRAGLIFRLVLISLGLLVWVNVAPGSTLRTFSALFVCAAVINLVLEALPLLQRDGYLLFAAWTEQRDLWYRARTLLKAQVLGRPQPEPLAAGEGRRFLVFGLLAWLAQYGLLALVLSAVGLELVERFQGVGAGLFLIILGLRCEPFLRGQLERLPGRASLPVLANQHGRVWLSRLVWIVLLLGFAVVLFLPYPYEVGGEFRIVPGTQYGVRAPVAGEVETVTVVEGQAVKKGDVVAVFQTRDARMRVEAAQAAVDDLKARLRLLREGAKPEEIALAEQQVSAAAKAAEYSQAQARRYEEMARGKAASAEELETALRSRDLDRERLELARRGLALARSGARGAEIQAAEAELRRQEVLLDHAREDLRLTTVVSPADGRIITPRVEETRGQYLAEGELFLVVECDGPLRAEVEVPEDEITDVVPGARVRLRTWADPDTTYLGSVREIAPVAYDKSLKRVRRTLTQREEAVEQREILRDQGKAVRLVCDLTLPEGMVLRSDMTGWAKIESSTRPVAVAFTRWLVRFVMVEVWSWIP
- a CDS encoding ABC transporter substrate-binding protein, with the protein product MTVRRLLLLAPILTILFLAQSYFWVPTYEEQTRGNPERLVEYITALTGDATILNPVLSADASSASIENLVFEGLIDRDEELRFRGRVAEGWEIFEEAYLVVNEAAAIPGHGHLGPAALRDLLAAARDGLLPVPPALAASLAGVRDLALVPPETRTETVTEKGAEGPVRRTVQIQVPARIRLTLAAVDQDLFARLALFLGPDYLTSWDPSGRVSVEPPVAGQALAAYAERFLPAAEHNPVLVFRLRPGVRFHDGHPLTAEDVRFTFAAIMDPKNLSPRLADYEPVKEVEAVDPQTVRVVYKRLYSPALATWAMGILPEHLLSDSALAAEAVARGEDPADFSLRTSRFNRAPVGSGPFVFREWRSDEQVRLVRFAGYWEGSPNYQRYVARIIPDPLTQEMEFYAGTIDSYDVQPHQVARLAADPRFQAFSGLALGYTYIGYNQRRPPFDDPRVRRALGMAVDVDKIIRYVIQGQGEPITGPFPKQTEYYDHGVAPLPFDPQAALALLAEAGFTRNSEGILTRDGKPLRFTLITNSGNDIRKAILTIVQDAWKQIGVDVATDILEWSVFIKERVNKLDFDAVILGWAMGLEPDLYQIWHSSQAGPFQLNFVGFNNPAADELIVRIRQEYDHERQRDACRELHQLIAAEQPYTFLYVGKWTAVLDRRIVIAETAADGTSRFRRITPTKTGSYAFHFNRWLKLPEVPVFSPDDR